Proteins found in one Methanospirillum hungatei JF-1 genomic segment:
- a CDS encoding ABC transporter ATP-binding protein, with amino-acid sequence MGLIKIDKLTIGYKKRKNGERKVISHLNLDMKSGELICLVGPNGSGKSTLLKTITGLLPPLDGEVFLSGRNIRSISSLERAKLVSMVLTNPVQAGQLTVYDVCSLGRYPHTDWMGSLAQEDHDMITASLDAIGIRHFAHRYLHELSDGERQKVMIARALAQNSKLIILDEPTAFLDMPYRIEIMHILKNLAMNEDRGILLSTHDLDLAMRTADRLWVVNHDGSFHDGAPEDLVLNGIISQVFAIGEISYDAERGHFHMPVHPKGSARITGENGKFRFWTERAMERIGYISQENEPAEIHVHIAPTESCITWIIKTPGTVKKFSNLTDGIHWIQTLKLVV; translated from the coding sequence ATGGGGCTTATAAAAATAGACAAACTTACCATCGGATACAAAAAAAGAAAGAATGGAGAGAGAAAAGTCATCTCTCATCTTAACCTGGATATGAAATCCGGTGAGTTAATATGTCTTGTAGGTCCGAACGGCAGTGGAAAATCAACTCTTTTAAAAACAATTACTGGCCTTCTGCCGCCGTTAGACGGTGAGGTTTTTCTTTCGGGCAGGAATATAAGATCGATATCATCTCTGGAACGGGCTAAACTGGTATCTATGGTACTAACAAATCCGGTACAGGCTGGACAACTGACGGTATATGATGTGTGCAGTCTGGGAAGGTATCCACATACCGACTGGATGGGATCATTGGCACAGGAAGACCATGATATGATAACCGCATCTCTGGATGCTATTGGAATCAGACATTTTGCACACCGGTATTTACATGAACTGTCAGATGGCGAACGACAAAAGGTGATGATTGCCCGGGCTCTTGCACAAAATTCAAAACTCATAATTCTGGATGAACCTACTGCCTTTCTTGATATGCCCTACCGGATAGAAATAATGCACATTCTCAAAAATCTTGCCATGAACGAAGATCGGGGAATTCTCCTTTCAACACATGATCTGGATCTCGCAATGCGAACCGCAGATCGTCTCTGGGTCGTCAATCATGATGGTTCTTTTCATGATGGTGCTCCTGAGGATTTGGTTTTAAATGGAATTATTTCACAGGTGTTTGCAATTGGTGAAATCTCCTATGATGCTGAGCGGGGACATTTTCATATGCCTGTCCATCCTAAGGGATCAGCCCGGATAACTGGAGAGAATGGGAAATTCAGATTCTGGACAGAAAGAGCCATGGAAAGGATTGGATATATCTCACAGGAAAATGAACCGGCAGAGATTCATGTACATATCGCTCCCACAGAAAGTTGTATAACGTGGATCATTAAGACTCCCGGTACAGTGAAAAAATTTTCCAACCTGACTGATGGAATACATTGGATACAAACCTTAAAGCTAGTTGTTTAA
- a CDS encoding iron ABC transporter permease, which produces MIFLLLSLIILFFLELVLGSVAIPYPEIVRILTGQGSSHDSWIMIIYNFRLPKAMVGLCAGACLAIAGLFMQTLFRNPLAGPDVLGLSAGAGLGVAIVVLSAGTAGASSILGNLGFFGSVGIAIAASFGSGLVLLMILAVSKRVQNSMTLLILGLMFGYTANSFISILMHFALAERIQAYTIWSFGSFGGATWDQIQVLVLFAVLGLIYSISLIKHLNVLLLGDQYAESMGLDLIRTRNKIFIITAVLSGVVTAFCGPIGFIGISVPHLCRALFATANHCILIPACILLGACLALTADIIASVPGYSITLPLNAITSLIGAPVVIWIIFSKSRNGMEVSV; this is translated from the coding sequence ATGATATTCCTTCTTCTTTCATTAATTATCCTGTTTTTTCTTGAATTAGTTCTCGGATCAGTTGCAATCCCCTATCCAGAAATTGTCCGTATTCTTACTGGTCAGGGTTCCTCTCATGACAGCTGGATTATGATCATTTACAATTTCCGCCTGCCAAAAGCAATGGTTGGTTTATGTGCAGGTGCATGTCTCGCAATCGCCGGTCTTTTTATGCAGACCCTTTTTCGAAATCCTCTGGCCGGACCTGATGTTCTTGGTCTTTCAGCAGGAGCAGGTCTTGGGGTTGCAATTGTTGTTCTCTCAGCAGGAACGGCTGGAGCCTCTTCAATTCTTGGTAATCTTGGATTCTTCGGAAGTGTTGGTATTGCAATAGCAGCATCTTTTGGATCAGGTCTTGTACTGTTGATGATCCTGGCGGTTTCAAAAAGAGTTCAAAACAGTATGACGCTCCTTATTCTTGGACTCATGTTTGGGTATACTGCAAATTCTTTCATTTCGATTCTCATGCATTTTGCCCTTGCAGAGCGTATACAGGCATATACCATATGGAGTTTTGGTTCATTTGGTGGAGCGACATGGGACCAGATACAGGTTTTGGTTTTGTTTGCCGTATTAGGTCTGATATATTCGATATCTCTGATAAAACATCTGAATGTACTCCTTCTCGGTGACCAGTATGCCGAGAGCATGGGTCTTGATCTTATCAGAACAAGAAATAAAATTTTCATCATCACCGCAGTTCTCTCCGGAGTGGTAACGGCATTTTGCGGACCTATTGGGTTTATTGGTATATCTGTCCCCCATCTCTGCCGTGCACTCTTTGCGACTGCAAATCATTGCATTCTTATTCCGGCATGTATCCTGCTGGGGGCCTGTCTTGCTCTTACTGCTGATATTATTGCATCAGTTCCGGGGTATTCCATTACTCTTCCATTAAATGCCATTACCTCCCTTATCGGGGCACCAGTAGTTATTTGGATTATTTTTTCAAAAAGCAGGAATGGGATGGAGGTCAGTGTCTGA
- a CDS encoding nitrogenase component 1: protein MITGVTDPDILTGMILGAEGIPDIMVILNSPTGCKFYHGHIAHLKRNESDISDPYLRPEPWFFGQSRIPCTYLDDRDYIFGTHDKLEKILTYIKTRWSGLIVLINAPGASLIGDDLKKVIAIMELEERCIPVEIPGYSLSAPTGVDRMLVRILEHLRPSGKPDNKVNLIGLSILQRYCEGTKKEISYLLEKSGIFVLSTPGAGSDTENLIASSGASLNAIVFPEYAIETANFYANSYKIPFILPKDGAPVGFDATKSWITDICRAFGTDPIFVNKEIHSAKKTAASNIARVNAVSGIPRGSGFAIRAESSLALPLVKWLYTYLGMIPVGIELTDGSCQVYSDELRIFLQENHLIQFLGIFPGKDPDIVFTDGATGNMMKNQGICRGYIDISHPPSGKIEIIPKTIFGISGSLMLIEEILNILR, encoded by the coding sequence TTGATAACTGGAGTAACAGATCCTGACATCCTTACCGGAATGATACTGGGTGCTGAGGGGATTCCAGATATTATGGTGATTTTAAACAGTCCAACCGGATGTAAATTTTATCATGGGCATATTGCACATCTCAAGAGGAACGAATCGGATATTTCTGATCCATATCTTCGTCCTGAGCCATGGTTTTTCGGACAATCACGGATTCCTTGTACGTATCTTGACGATAGGGATTACATCTTTGGAACTCATGATAAACTTGAAAAAATCCTGACCTACATAAAAACCCGGTGGAGCGGCCTTATCGTTCTTATCAACGCTCCTGGTGCTTCACTCATAGGAGATGATCTGAAAAAAGTAATAGCCATTATGGAGCTGGAGGAAAGATGTATTCCGGTTGAAATACCTGGATATTCACTATCAGCACCAACCGGAGTTGATCGAATGCTGGTCAGAATTCTGGAACATTTAAGACCTTCAGGAAAACCCGATAATAAGGTCAATCTTATCGGCTTATCGATTCTTCAGCGATATTGTGAAGGAACAAAAAAAGAAATTTCATATCTCCTTGAAAAATCAGGAATATTCGTTCTTTCAACTCCGGGAGCAGGGTCAGACACAGAAAACCTCATTGCATCATCCGGTGCGTCCCTCAATGCCATAGTGTTTCCAGAATATGCAATTGAAACAGCCAATTTTTATGCAAATTCCTATAAAATCCCTTTCATTCTGCCAAAAGATGGAGCCCCGGTAGGATTTGATGCTACAAAGTCCTGGATTACCGATATCTGCAGGGCTTTCGGAACAGATCCCATCTTTGTGAATAAGGAGATTCATTCTGCCAAAAAAACCGCTGCAAGCAATATTGCCCGTGTAAATGCAGTATCCGGAATTCCCCGTGGTTCAGGATTTGCCATACGAGCGGAAAGTTCTCTTGCACTTCCCCTGGTAAAATGGCTCTATACGTACCTTGGTATGATCCCGGTCGGAATAGAACTTACTGATGGCTCATGCCAGGTATATTCTGATGAACTCAGGATCTTTCTTCAGGAGAACCATCTTATTCAGTTCCTGGGAATCTTTCCTGGAAAAGACCCGGATATTGTTTTTACTGATGGAGCAACAGGAAATATGATGAAAAATCAAGGCATTTGCAGAGGATATATTGATATTTCTCATCCACCATCTGGAAAAATAGAAATAATTCCCAAAACAATCTTTGGAATTTCCGGATC
- a CDS encoding nitrogenase component 1, which produces MKYNNTDGPISRIAVYGKGGIGKSTISANISAALADEGYSVLHIGCDPKHDSTRTLLGELHTHTVTDFFRTSKIQTDYSDLIRIGYNGIACIEAGGPEPGVGCAGRGILSTFEILKRMETDSSRYTYTIYDVLGDVVCGGFAVPLRHGYADLILIVTSGEYMSLYAANNILRGIHNFDGNIKRIGGIIYNSRGGAEEDEQVRKFSVAVSLPILVKIPRSEIFLTAERHSKTVVAAFPNSQETVLFRKLISEFFSTKNPIPRYRAHPLEVMELESLILGRDISGYTSPSHQVPVNFRPITNDTDNGTVHCTIPQKPSLFGCAFAGAIAVLSQIQDASIIAHCPSSCAHIVSNLLVSSQNRDRDKSADYGKQTSFSFIHTGMDEKMMVFGGIEGLKKTIIKSVESGNRVIFIVSGCTPGITGDDIVGCASEMSQNLGIPIIPVSVNGIGEGDFSAGIMAGYHASLQLVKQEAGKNERSVILVGEKILANNTTANFNELSQYLSTLDIQVSCRFLAYTSVNEVQSMSEQSLILPVSSDKITLEISKIISEKTGSEIFNHAFPYTFNETVRWIQDLADRFRIQDKGSALIARNEKIYRKEIALIMLMTAGKRVIIASSGPDISWVLEAVRECGMEIIRAGYFSSPYTTKNNQKESEPSIVMDYTPDALYDDIKTYRPDLVLTTIWLDYKKADVRYGMIPFCPNVGFFGALSSMKHWASILSGPVREGWRNDL; this is translated from the coding sequence ATGAAATATAATAACACGGACGGACCGATTTCTCGAATTGCAGTGTATGGAAAAGGAGGAATAGGAAAATCGACAATATCAGCTAATATTTCTGCAGCTCTTGCAGATGAAGGATATTCAGTCCTACATATAGGTTGTGATCCAAAACATGATTCAACCAGGACACTTCTCGGGGAACTTCATACGCACACCGTAACCGATTTTTTTCGAACATCGAAAATTCAGACTGATTATTCAGACCTCATCCGAATAGGTTATAATGGAATTGCCTGTATAGAAGCCGGGGGTCCAGAACCTGGTGTAGGTTGTGCAGGAAGGGGAATTCTGAGTACATTTGAAATTCTCAAACGGATGGAGACTGATTCTTCCCGGTATACCTATACCATCTATGATGTCCTGGGTGATGTGGTATGTGGAGGATTTGCTGTCCCACTCCGACATGGATATGCAGATCTCATTCTGATTGTGACATCTGGCGAATATATGTCATTGTATGCAGCGAATAATATCCTTCGTGGCATTCATAACTTCGATGGCAATATTAAACGAATTGGTGGGATAATATATAATTCCCGGGGAGGAGCAGAAGAGGATGAACAAGTCAGAAAATTTTCCGTTGCGGTCAGTCTCCCTATCCTTGTAAAGATCCCCAGAAGTGAGATCTTTCTTACCGCAGAACGGCATTCAAAGACCGTTGTTGCTGCATTTCCAAATAGCCAGGAGACAGTATTATTTCGGAAACTGATATCTGAATTTTTTTCAACTAAAAATCCTATTCCCAGGTATCGTGCCCACCCTCTTGAAGTAATGGAACTTGAGTCACTGATACTCGGAAGAGATATATCCGGATATACCTCCCCCTCTCATCAGGTCCCTGTAAATTTCAGGCCCATAACAAATGACACAGATAATGGAACTGTTCATTGTACAATCCCACAAAAGCCTTCTCTTTTTGGTTGTGCATTTGCCGGGGCAATAGCCGTACTCTCTCAAATCCAGGATGCTTCTATTATTGCCCATTGTCCCTCAAGTTGTGCACATATTGTCTCAAATCTTCTGGTCTCTTCACAAAACCGGGACCGTGATAAATCTGCTGATTATGGTAAACAGACGTCGTTTTCATTTATTCATACTGGAATGGATGAAAAAATGATGGTATTCGGGGGGATAGAGGGGTTAAAAAAAACTATTATTAAGTCTGTTGAATCCGGCAATCGTGTAATATTTATTGTATCCGGTTGTACACCCGGTATTACCGGGGATGATATTGTTGGTTGTGCATCTGAAATGAGCCAGAATCTGGGTATTCCGATCATTCCTGTATCGGTCAACGGAATCGGAGAGGGAGATTTCAGTGCTGGCATCATGGCAGGGTATCACGCCTCTTTACAACTGGTGAAACAGGAAGCCGGGAAAAATGAACGTTCTGTGATCCTTGTTGGAGAAAAAATACTTGCAAATAATACTACTGCAAATTTTAATGAATTAAGTCAGTATCTCTCTACCCTTGATATCCAGGTTTCATGTAGGTTTCTTGCATATACCTCTGTAAACGAAGTGCAATCCATGAGTGAACAGAGTCTTATTCTGCCGGTATCTTCTGATAAAATTACCCTGGAAATATCTAAAATTATTTCAGAAAAAACCGGATCAGAAATTTTTAACCATGCTTTTCCGTATACCTTCAATGAGACAGTCAGATGGATTCAGGATCTTGCTGATAGATTCAGGATCCAGGATAAAGGTTCGGCTCTGATCGCACGAAATGAGAAAATATACCGTAAAGAAATTGCATTGATTATGCTGATGACTGCTGGAAAACGGGTTATTATCGCCTCATCTGGTCCGGATATATCCTGGGTTTTAGAGGCGGTCAGAGAATGTGGGATGGAAATAATCCGTGCAGGATATTTTTCATCTCCGTATACGACGAAAAATAATCAAAAAGAATCAGAACCATCAATTGTAATGGATTATACTCCTGATGCACTCTATGATGATATCAAAACATACCGCCCGGACCTTGTATTAACCACTATCTGGCTTGATTATAAAAAAGCTGACGTACGGTATGGAATGATCCCCTTTTGTCCAAATGTGGGATTTTTTGGAGCATTATCCTCAATGAAACACTGGGCATCTATTCTTTCAGGGCCGGTAAGAGAAGGATGGAGGAATGATCTTTGA
- a CDS encoding ABC transporter substrate-binding protein, with translation MLADDKLQNVDQDQVHPEYATGFSVEYHEGYKVVTVTKPWRGSDESYTYVLVKPGVSPPHLGKGEEIITIPSERFVSLSSTYLPYLPILGITSSLKGVTNTNTVYTPEVMNLIQEGKVIDVSGGGSGMATGINLETLIDLNPDLVMTYATGQPEYDAHPKLQEAGIPVVLNAEYMEEDPLGRAEWIKFISVFFNREKEANAYFEKIKNEYQSLEKSVHFLNGTNPTVFVNNNWQGTWNMAGGQSYVAELLRDAGADYLWSDDTTTGSIPLDFEIVYDKGQNADYWLNPGTAMTLQELLGEDARYSEFTAVKSKKIYNNNARVNAGGGNDYWESGVAHPETVLKDLIKIFHPEIVSDHNLVYYRHLE, from the coding sequence GTGTTGGCAGATGATAAACTCCAGAATGTGGATCAGGATCAGGTACATCCGGAATATGCAACCGGTTTTTCTGTTGAATATCATGAGGGCTATAAAGTTGTCACAGTTACAAAACCCTGGCGAGGATCTGATGAATCATATACATATGTCCTCGTAAAACCGGGAGTGAGCCCTCCTCATCTTGGAAAAGGAGAAGAAATTATAACTATTCCATCAGAACGATTTGTTTCACTCTCATCGACCTATCTTCCATATCTTCCCATACTTGGAATCACCAGTTCATTAAAAGGAGTCACGAATACGAATACCGTGTATACGCCTGAGGTTATGAATCTCATACAGGAGGGGAAAGTAATTGATGTCTCCGGAGGTGGGTCCGGAATGGCAACAGGTATCAATCTTGAAACTTTGATAGACCTGAACCCTGATCTTGTCATGACCTATGCAACCGGACAACCGGAGTATGATGCACACCCAAAACTCCAGGAAGCAGGTATTCCGGTTGTTCTGAATGCTGAATACATGGAAGAAGATCCCCTGGGACGGGCAGAATGGATAAAATTCATTTCAGTATTTTTCAACCGGGAAAAAGAAGCGAATGCCTACTTTGAAAAGATAAAAAATGAATACCAGTCACTTGAAAAATCTGTTCATTTCCTCAATGGTACCAATCCGACCGTATTTGTGAATAATAACTGGCAAGGGACCTGGAATATGGCTGGAGGCCAGAGTTATGTTGCTGAACTTTTAAGAGACGCAGGAGCAGATTATCTCTGGTCTGATGACACAACTACCGGAAGCATCCCTCTTGATTTTGAAATAGTATATGATAAGGGCCAGAATGCAGACTATTGGTTAAATCCGGGTACTGCTATGACTCTTCAGGAATTATTGGGAGAGGACGCCAGGTATTCAGAGTTTACAGCTGTAAAATCTAAAAAGATTTATAACAATAATGCCCGAGTAAATGCCGGAGGAGGGAATGATTACTGGGAATCCGGCGTGGCACATCCTGAAACAGTATTAAAGGATTTAATTAAAATATTCCATCCGGAAATCGTGTCAGATCATAATCTGGTTTACTATCGGCATCTGGAATAA